From Senegalia massiliensis, a single genomic window includes:
- a CDS encoding DUF2188 domain-containing protein: MTWNKNDYPESMKDLDDKVRNKAIEIANELLDENYSEDKAIPIAINKAKEWAENHVSGSKIHHIVPNGDNWEIKKENSKNASYKFDTKKQALDKAREMLKNETKSVIVHKKDGTIEDALTN; the protein is encoded by the coding sequence ATGACATGGAATAAAAATGATTATCCTGAATCCATGAAAGATTTAGATGACAAAGTGAGAAATAAAGCCATAGAAATAGCAAATGAACTTTTAGATGAAAATTACTCAGAAGATAAAGCAATTCCTATTGCAATAAATAAGGCAAAAGAATGGGCTGAAAATCATGTTTCTGGTTCAAAAATCCATCATATAGTTCCTAATGGAGATAATTGGGAAATCAAAAAAGAAAATAGCAAAAACGCTAGTTATAAATTTGATACAAAAAAGCAAGCTCTGGATAAAGCAAGAGAAATGTTAAAAAATGAAACAAAGAGTGTTATAGTACACAAAAAAGATGGTACTATAGAAGATGCCCTAACAAATTAG
- a CDS encoding DUF2785 domain-containing protein has protein sequence MKGETKHMEYLKEKLQIIAKNEYAIPDEINLEKLIELMLENIGSLDSELRDNLIYSTLARWIGNQKIEKEMLKKIINVALDNKHLFYKIDSKDETAVFTRSFSILIVALIIYSHRKEKLFNKQESRYIYRKVTQYFKDENDLRGYVAGYGWAHSVAHTADALDELAMCEEIGIDELKNMLENIKYKVSIGTYVYVHEEDERLVTAIMSIISRKIILEDELTKWIESFLELEELDDSMKNYCKDLNIKNFMRSLYFRLLNTGENKELIDVIIRVLNRNKL, from the coding sequence TTGAAAGGAGAAACAAAACACATGGAGTATTTAAAAGAAAAATTACAAATAATAGCAAAGAATGAATATGCTATACCTGATGAAATAAATTTAGAAAAACTAATTGAATTAATGCTAGAGAACATAGGAAGTTTAGATTCTGAACTAAGGGATAATCTAATATATTCTACATTAGCGAGGTGGATAGGAAATCAAAAGATTGAAAAAGAAATGTTAAAGAAAATCATAAATGTAGCTCTTGATAACAAGCATTTGTTTTATAAAATTGATTCAAAGGATGAGACAGCAGTATTTACAAGGTCTTTTTCCATATTGATAGTAGCACTAATTATCTATTCTCATCGTAAAGAAAAATTATTTAATAAACAAGAATCTAGATATATATATAGAAAAGTTACACAGTACTTTAAAGATGAAAATGATTTGCGTGGATACGTAGCAGGGTATGGATGGGCGCATTCCGTAGCTCATACAGCTGATGCACTTGATGAATTAGCAATGTGTGAAGAAATTGGAATTGATGAACTTAAGAATATGCTTGAAAATATTAAATATAAAGTAAGCATAGGAACTTATGTATATGTTCATGAAGAAGATGAGAGGTTAGTAACAGCTATAATGAGTATTATTTCAAGAAAGATTATTCTAGAAGATGAATTAACAAAATGGATAGAATCATTTTTAGAATTGGAAGAGCTTGATGATTCCATGAAAAACTATTGTAAAGATTTAAATATAAAGAATTTTATGCGTAGCTTATACTTTAGATTATTAAATACAGGTGAAAACAAAGAGCTAATAGATGTAATAATTCGAGTACTAAATAGAAATAAACTGTAA
- a CDS encoding PHP domain-containing protein, whose product MKNIEYKVDMHIHTNESDGTWDIDELLKHLIDRNIKVFSITDHDTINNSIRMMDIIPNDIYYTVGVEISTTYKGKEYHITAYDFDYKNFKLNELLEFNQFQRKKYNYKIVQYIKTINKIENIEDYYSYEYDNKRGGWDSLNYLLDKRIIKNLDEYFKLVELSKEKLLFKSPKEVIKTIKNAGGYSFLAHPSAYENGEKLSLKLLEEWRDYGIDGIECFSPYLRNLEDSGSYLDFCRDNNMLVSAGSDCHGEFNNRTLGIPSVNFNEVRLDFITI is encoded by the coding sequence GTGAAAAATATTGAATATAAAGTTGATATGCATATTCATACAAATGAATCAGACGGAACATGGGATATAGATGAATTATTGAAACATTTAATAGATAGAAATATTAAAGTTTTTTCTATTACTGATCATGACACTATTAATAATAGTATACGAATGATGGATATTATACCTAATGATATTTATTATACTGTTGGTGTAGAAATTTCAACTACGTATAAAGGGAAAGAGTATCATATAACTGCATATGATTTTGACTATAAAAACTTTAAATTAAATGAGTTATTAGAATTTAATCAGTTTCAGCGAAAAAAATATAATTATAAAATAGTTCAATATATAAAAACCATAAATAAAATAGAAAATATTGAAGATTATTATTCATATGAATATGATAATAAAAGAGGTGGATGGGATTCTTTAAATTATTTACTTGATAAGAGAATAATAAAAAATTTAGATGAATATTTTAAATTGGTAGAATTAAGTAAAGAAAAATTACTTTTTAAAAGTCCTAAGGAAGTAATAAAAACAATTAAAAATGCAGGAGGATATTCATTTTTAGCTCATCCAAGTGCATATGAAAATGGAGAGAAGTTATCTTTAAAGTTATTAGAAGAATGGAGAGATTACGGAATTGATGGAATTGAGTGTTTTTCTCCATATTTAAGAAATTTAGAAGATTCAGGTTCTTATTTAGATTTTTGTAGAGATAATAACATGTTAGTTTCAGCAGGGTCAGATTGTCATGGGGAATTCAATAACAGGACATTAGGCATACCATCAGTTAATTTTAATGAAGTGAGGTTGGACTTTATTACTATATAA
- a CDS encoding VOC family protein, producing the protein MRKFHNKSNIYVTQIELKVEDLKRSLDFYKNIMGFKVLEEKEKELILTIDGSTPIINLRQPKDVIKKIPKRTGLYHFAILLPNRLQLGSFLKNIKEKNYPILGGANHEVSEAIYLQDPDDNGIEIYSDIDSSKWIWEDKKVQMSNRLLDYEDLLSQSENSRWIGMPEDAIIGHIHLHVDNLEKAKDFYVNGLGFDVVMEMGKSALFLSSGGYHHHVGLNIWNGTDVGPLPQNSVGMEYYTIKLPNKDMRKETINRLKKLNYKIIEKGKKVYTKDTSGNSIKLEV; encoded by the coding sequence ATGAGAAAGTTTCATAACAAATCAAATATATATGTAACTCAAATAGAATTAAAGGTAGAGGATTTGAAGAGGTCCTTAGATTTTTATAAAAATATAATGGGATTTAAAGTTTTAGAGGAAAAAGAAAAAGAGTTAATATTAACTATTGATGGTTCAACACCTATAATAAATTTAAGACAACCTAAAGATGTTATAAAAAAGATACCAAAGAGAACAGGGTTATATCATTTTGCAATATTATTACCTAATAGATTACAATTAGGATCGTTTTTAAAAAATATCAAAGAAAAAAATTATCCTATTCTTGGAGGAGCAAATCATGAAGTTAGTGAGGCAATATATTTACAAGATCCAGATGATAATGGAATTGAAATATATTCGGACATTGATAGTAGTAAATGGATATGGGAAGATAAAAAAGTACAAATGTCTAACAGACTTTTAGATTATGAAGATTTATTATCACAATCAGAAAATAGTAGATGGATTGGGATGCCTGAAGATGCTATAATAGGACATATTCATCTTCATGTAGATAATTTAGAAAAAGCTAAGGATTTCTATGTTAATGGCTTAGGTTTTGATGTGGTTATGGAGATGGGAAAATCAGCATTATTTTTATCTTCTGGTGGTTACCATCATCATGTAGGTTTAAATATTTGGAATGGAACTGATGTAGGTCCTTTACCACAAAATTCAGTTGGTATGGAGTATTATACAATTAAACTTCCTAATAAAGATATGAGGAAAGAAACTATTAATAGATTGAAAAAACTTAATTATAAAATTATTGAAAAAGGTAAAAAAGTATATACAAAAGATACTTCAGGAAATTCAATAAAATTAGAAGTATAA